The following coding sequences are from one Arthrobacter crystallopoietes window:
- the speB gene encoding agmatinase translates to MTTHDPIGPVDATKVPRYAGLGTFARLPQIDRVPDYDIAIVGVPFDGGTSFRPGARFGPAGVREASRLLRPGYHVELDVEPVNETQVVDAGDIACTPYDITRAVQAIEEQALPLLGLDKRLISIGGDHTIALPMLRALNKVHGPVALLHFDAHLDTWDTYFDQPVTHGTMFRRAFEEGLLVEDRSMHVGIRGPVYDRNDFLRDHEFGFQILRCSDLDVIGVPAAIQRVKDRLGDTPVYVSIDIDVLDPAFAPGTGTPEMGGLHSRELLALLRGLNGINIVGADVVEVAPAYDHADVTTLAAATVVFDLLALMVNRDKGAKFVGEEDLQGAAV, encoded by the coding sequence ATGACCACCCACGATCCCATCGGACCCGTCGACGCCACTAAAGTTCCCCGCTACGCAGGTTTGGGCACGTTCGCCCGGCTGCCCCAGATTGATAGGGTTCCGGACTACGACATCGCCATTGTCGGCGTACCGTTCGACGGCGGAACCTCCTTCCGCCCCGGCGCGCGTTTTGGTCCGGCCGGGGTCCGCGAGGCTTCGCGGCTGCTGCGTCCGGGCTACCACGTGGAGCTCGACGTCGAACCCGTGAACGAGACCCAGGTGGTGGATGCGGGCGACATTGCCTGCACGCCGTACGACATCACCCGGGCTGTACAGGCGATCGAGGAGCAGGCGTTGCCGCTGCTCGGGCTGGACAAGCGGCTCATCTCGATCGGCGGGGACCACACCATCGCCCTGCCGATGCTGCGGGCACTGAACAAGGTACACGGACCGGTGGCCCTGCTGCACTTCGACGCTCACCTGGACACCTGGGACACCTACTTCGACCAGCCGGTCACGCACGGCACTATGTTCCGCCGAGCGTTCGAGGAGGGTCTGCTGGTGGAGGATCGGTCGATGCATGTGGGCATCCGCGGGCCGGTGTACGACCGGAACGACTTCCTGCGGGACCATGAGTTCGGCTTCCAGATCCTGCGCTGTTCGGACCTGGATGTCATCGGTGTTCCCGCCGCAATCCAGCGGGTCAAGGACCGGCTGGGCGACACTCCCGTCTACGTCTCCATCGACATCGACGTGCTGGATCCGGCCTTCGCGCCGGGGACGGGCACACCGGAGATGGGCGGACTGCACTCACGCGAACTCCTGGCGCTGCTTCGCGGGCTGAACGGCATCAACATTGTGGGGGCCGATGTGGTGGAAGTTGCGCCGGCCTACGATCATGCCGATGTGACGACGCTGGCGGCGGCGACGGTGGTCTTCGACCTGCTGGCCCTGATGGTCAACCGGGACAAGGGTGCCAAGTTTGTGGGGGAGGAGGACCTGCAGGGGGCAGCTGTCTAA
- a CDS encoding sensor histidine kinase: MHRPGAQLPFAENFHSLGLRARVVLCQLPLVSCMLVVVGVFALAEPAMFANPWFRLCLLLHAVVLALCALIPWERLPVRSFQIIPIIDFALIALLLHADGQALSGLGMLLVFPVIWLSVSVLKSRILISFAGSLLAVLVPVLLSEAVNATHLLRLVLAPVIMLAISVSVHIIANNLEFQRAQIATAEAELHKVLQASREREQLLHAVVDSIDVGLVAVDSRGAVTLVNRQQEEFAVRASAPGREAATPDLQADHSKIYDDDGVSPLPPQARPVHRASRAEEFSGQIMWLGEGPQRIAVSAAARKISGQPVTPESPGSVVLFKEVTDQLAALAAKDDFMSAISHELRTPLTSILAYVDLALEHPDLPGQAADYLAVADRNAERLLELISDFLSSSAGTLEIQTQAADLADVVRRSMLSAAAGAAAKGIALINEIDHELPAEIDPGRMTQVMDNLLSNAVKYSPRDSTIRIRGWRDGGTSVLEVEDTGYGMDAADQRRVFDRYFRSSSARSSGIHGTGLGLVVTKEIVNRHGGTIEVASRLGAGTRVTVKIPKAGHQAEDALPPKAFVLGSRRQHAAGNS, from the coding sequence ATGCACCGGCCCGGCGCCCAACTGCCTTTCGCCGAGAACTTCCACAGTCTCGGCCTTCGGGCCAGGGTGGTGCTCTGCCAGCTGCCGCTGGTTTCCTGCATGCTCGTGGTTGTCGGGGTCTTTGCCCTGGCTGAGCCTGCCATGTTCGCCAATCCCTGGTTCCGCCTGTGCCTGCTGTTGCATGCCGTGGTCCTGGCGCTCTGTGCACTCATCCCTTGGGAGCGGCTGCCTGTTCGGAGTTTCCAGATCATCCCTATCATCGACTTCGCCCTGATCGCGCTGTTGCTGCACGCCGACGGCCAGGCGCTCAGCGGATTGGGAATGCTGCTGGTTTTCCCGGTGATCTGGCTTTCCGTAAGCGTCCTGAAAAGCCGGATCCTGATCAGCTTTGCCGGCAGCCTGCTGGCCGTCCTCGTACCCGTGCTGCTCTCCGAAGCCGTGAACGCCACCCATCTGCTGCGCCTGGTGCTCGCCCCGGTCATCATGCTGGCCATATCAGTCTCGGTGCACATCATCGCCAACAACCTGGAGTTCCAGCGGGCCCAGATCGCTACGGCCGAGGCCGAGCTGCACAAGGTTCTGCAGGCCAGCAGGGAACGCGAGCAGCTGCTGCATGCAGTCGTGGACAGCATCGACGTCGGATTGGTCGCCGTAGACTCCCGCGGCGCTGTCACTCTGGTCAACCGGCAGCAGGAAGAATTCGCCGTCCGCGCGTCCGCACCCGGACGCGAAGCAGCAACACCGGATCTGCAGGCAGACCACTCAAAGATTTACGACGACGACGGCGTATCTCCCCTGCCGCCGCAAGCCCGCCCAGTGCACAGGGCTTCCAGGGCGGAGGAATTCTCCGGTCAGATCATGTGGCTGGGCGAAGGACCGCAGCGGATCGCGGTCTCCGCTGCGGCCCGCAAGATCTCCGGCCAGCCGGTGACGCCGGAGTCCCCGGGATCAGTGGTCTTGTTCAAGGAGGTGACAGACCAATTGGCCGCGCTGGCCGCCAAGGACGATTTCATGTCCGCCATTTCGCATGAACTCCGGACGCCGTTGACCTCGATCCTTGCTTACGTGGACCTGGCACTTGAGCATCCGGACTTGCCCGGCCAAGCCGCCGATTACCTCGCGGTGGCTGACCGCAACGCCGAGCGGCTCCTGGAACTGATTTCGGACTTCCTTTCCTCATCGGCCGGGACGCTCGAAATCCAGACCCAAGCCGCAGACCTGGCAGACGTGGTCCGGAGAAGTATGCTTTCCGCGGCAGCCGGCGCAGCGGCGAAGGGCATCGCCCTGATCAACGAAATTGACCACGAACTGCCGGCGGAGATAGACCCCGGGCGGATGACCCAGGTGATGGATAATCTGCTCTCCAATGCAGTCAAGTACTCCCCTCGGGACAGCACCATCAGAATCCGCGGCTGGCGAGATGGCGGCACTTCGGTGCTGGAGGTCGAAGACACCGGCTACGGGATGGATGCCGCAGACCAGCGCCGCGTCTTTGACCGGTATTTCCGATCCAGCTCGGCGCGCAGTTCCGGCATCCACGGCACTGGGCTCGGGCTGGTGGTTACTAAGGAAATAGTGAACCGTCACGGTGGCACCATCGAAGTTGCCAGCCGACTGGGTGCCGGCACCAGGGTCACCGTCAAAATTCCGAAGGCCGGCCATCAAGCTGAAGACGCACTGCCACCGAAAGCTTTTGTCTTAGGCAGCAGGAGACAGCACGCGGCTGGGAACAGCTGA
- a CDS encoding MFS transporter: MSATSNLIDDAPLTTFHKKLTFFASGGPFIDGYALSIIGIAFITMTPGLELSTGEIGLIGAASLIGIFFGGAIFGWLTDKIGRHKMYIADLIALALFSLLNGFATEVWHVVLCRFLLGMAIGADYPIATSLLAEFLPRKVRGRLLGATFVVWAVGAAAAFAVGYLLRDMGPDAWRFMVASPAIFAVVTLLCRLGTPESPRWLLSRGRQEEARAVIKKVYGEQYDISDISSDAEADAKKASFADIFKGQLWKRTLFVSIFWTAQVIPLFAVYTFAPDLLASFGLTGDANLYGGSFLISMLFVIGGVPGLWLVEKIGRRKLLLGSFGVIAVALAIPAFIPDVQAGPLFLALAIFAIASGASSFLEVVYPNELFPTEIRATAVGFGTAISRVGSAASTYLMPVAIISFGAAGSLLIGAVISLVGLVATFLLAPETANKTLSELTSDKKPAFPAERTKEGSSL; the protein is encoded by the coding sequence ATGAGCGCAACGAGCAATCTCATTGACGATGCCCCGCTGACCACATTCCATAAGAAACTGACCTTCTTTGCCTCGGGCGGTCCGTTCATTGACGGGTACGCGCTGTCGATCATCGGGATTGCCTTTATTACGATGACGCCGGGGCTGGAGCTGAGCACCGGGGAGATCGGGCTGATCGGCGCGGCGAGCCTGATCGGCATCTTCTTCGGCGGGGCCATCTTCGGCTGGCTGACGGATAAGATCGGCCGGCACAAGATGTACATCGCCGACCTGATCGCGCTGGCGCTGTTCTCGCTGCTGAACGGCTTCGCCACCGAGGTCTGGCACGTTGTCCTGTGCCGGTTCCTCCTCGGCATGGCCATCGGCGCGGACTATCCGATTGCCACCTCGCTGCTCGCGGAGTTCCTGCCCCGCAAGGTACGCGGCCGCCTGCTGGGCGCCACGTTTGTGGTCTGGGCGGTTGGTGCTGCGGCGGCTTTCGCGGTGGGCTACCTGCTGCGCGACATGGGACCGGACGCCTGGCGGTTCATGGTGGCGAGCCCGGCGATTTTCGCCGTCGTTACTTTGCTGTGCCGGCTGGGAACGCCGGAGTCTCCGCGCTGGCTGCTCTCGCGTGGCCGGCAGGAGGAAGCCCGTGCGGTGATCAAGAAGGTCTACGGGGAGCAATACGACATCAGCGACATTTCTTCCGACGCCGAGGCGGACGCCAAGAAGGCCAGCTTTGCCGATATCTTCAAGGGCCAGTTGTGGAAGCGCACGCTGTTCGTCTCCATCTTCTGGACGGCCCAGGTGATCCCGCTGTTCGCCGTTTACACGTTCGCGCCGGACCTGCTGGCCTCCTTCGGGCTGACCGGGGATGCCAACCTTTACGGCGGCTCCTTCCTGATCTCCATGCTGTTTGTGATCGGGGGAGTGCCGGGACTTTGGCTGGTGGAGAAGATCGGGCGGCGCAAGCTGCTGCTGGGGTCCTTCGGGGTCATCGCGGTGGCGCTGGCCATCCCGGCCTTCATCCCGGATGTGCAGGCCGGCCCGCTGTTCCTGGCGCTCGCCATCTTCGCTATTGCCTCCGGCGCCTCCAGCTTCCTCGAGGTGGTCTACCCGAACGAGCTCTTCCCCACGGAAATCCGGGCGACGGCGGTTGGCTTCGGCACCGCGATCAGCCGGGTGGGGTCCGCCGCAAGTACATACCTGATGCCGGTGGCGATCATCAGCTTCGGCGCCGCGGGCTCACTGCTGATCGGGGCCGTGATCTCCCTGGTGGGACTGGTAGCCACGTTCCTGCTCGCGCCGGAAACCGCCAACAAGACACTTTCCGAACTCACCTCTGACAAGAAGCCGGCCTTTCCGGCAGAACGTACCAAGGAAGGATCCTCGCTATGA
- a CDS encoding sugar nucleotide-binding protein: protein MSIEFSKKLAVSETPIPGVLLFELPVHGDNRGWFKENWQREKMLAAGLPDFQPIQNNISFNEKAGTTRGIHAEPWDKFISVASGRIFGAWVDLREGSTFGTVFTANLDPSRAIFIPRGVGNAFQTLEDNTAYSYLVNDHWSADAQGQYTFLNLADETANIPWPIPLERAELSDKDRVHPSLADVSAMPQRKILVLGADGQLGKALRKEYGDLEHVEFAARADFDLSDPEAYRTRNWRDYDTIINAAAYTAVDQAETGDGRQAAWAINVTAVAELAKIATRYNLTLVHVSSDYVFDGTTGIHTEEEPLTPLGVYGQTKAAGDAIVSVVPRHYIVRTSWVIGEGNNFVRTMANLAAKGVRPTVVNDQIGRLTFTPDIAAGIRHLLESGAGYGAYNLTNSGEPQAWADIAKDVYQLAGSDGAAVTGVTTAEYFEGKLAAPRPLNSSLGLDKIQSTGFCPEASNVRLKEYLSN from the coding sequence GTGAGCATCGAATTCTCAAAGAAACTTGCTGTAAGCGAAACACCTATCCCAGGCGTGTTGCTCTTCGAACTGCCGGTCCACGGTGACAACCGCGGCTGGTTCAAGGAAAACTGGCAGCGCGAAAAAATGCTTGCCGCTGGCCTGCCCGATTTCCAGCCGATCCAGAACAACATTTCGTTCAATGAAAAAGCGGGCACGACACGTGGCATCCACGCTGAACCGTGGGACAAGTTTATTTCCGTCGCTTCCGGGCGCATTTTCGGCGCATGGGTGGACCTGCGGGAAGGCTCGACCTTCGGCACGGTGTTCACTGCCAATCTGGATCCTTCGCGTGCTATCTTTATTCCTCGTGGAGTCGGCAACGCCTTCCAGACTCTGGAAGACAACACTGCCTACTCCTACCTGGTCAATGACCACTGGTCTGCCGATGCCCAGGGCCAGTACACGTTCCTGAACCTCGCCGATGAAACCGCCAACATCCCTTGGCCTATACCCCTGGAGCGGGCGGAGCTCTCTGACAAAGACCGCGTTCACCCCAGCCTGGCGGATGTGTCAGCCATGCCTCAGCGGAAGATTCTGGTTCTTGGTGCCGACGGGCAGTTAGGCAAAGCCCTCCGGAAGGAATACGGAGACCTGGAACATGTCGAATTTGCTGCGCGAGCAGACTTCGATCTGTCCGACCCAGAGGCGTATCGAACCAGGAACTGGCGCGACTACGACACCATCATTAACGCCGCCGCATATACCGCCGTCGACCAGGCCGAAACCGGTGACGGACGACAGGCGGCCTGGGCGATCAATGTGACAGCCGTCGCCGAACTGGCCAAAATTGCTACCCGTTACAATCTCACGCTGGTTCACGTCTCCAGCGACTACGTTTTCGACGGTACGACGGGGATACACACAGAAGAGGAACCTCTGACGCCGCTTGGTGTGTATGGGCAGACCAAGGCCGCAGGCGATGCAATCGTATCGGTAGTGCCCAGACACTACATCGTCCGCACTAGCTGGGTCATCGGCGAGGGTAACAACTTCGTCCGCACTATGGCGAACCTTGCCGCAAAGGGCGTGAGGCCCACCGTTGTCAATGACCAAATCGGCCGTCTCACCTTCACCCCCGATATAGCGGCTGGGATTCGTCATTTGCTTGAGTCGGGCGCTGGCTACGGTGCATACAATCTGACCAATAGCGGAGAGCCGCAGGCATGGGCCGATATCGCCAAAGATGTGTATCAATTAGCTGGAAGTGATGGGGCGGCAGTCACAGGTGTAACGACGGCCGAGTATTTCGAAGGCAAACTGGCAGCGCCGCGTCCTCTGAACAGCTCCCTTGGTCTGGACAAGATCCAATCGACAGGATTCTGCCCTGAGGCCTCTAATGTCCGTCTCAAGGAGTATCTGAGTAATTAG
- a CDS encoding PucR family transcriptional regulator gives MSITVAELLAEPQLGLSLLAGSDGLQQRITWAHTSDLPRLWEWVTGGEIMMTNGLSIPADPAGQVALAEALVAAGASALAIGEKMHAPELTPEFLEACDRLPLPVINVPYPLPFISIARSVAESSLLEESRRLRQTARIYDLLRLAGPRADQWQALVQGVAAQLDARLYVVDRRCLHPWHPSGEALPAELAGQLQPLIATAPASGKKFQWHHVDGSHVLMMDVPTHDNALLLVLPLSEPHPDAVVLLHAASVLGLELSRTMLALEDQRRLGAEFLAQALEGRYALTDLESRLTSFQLPAEKFLIVSISGLDEESLATIHAELWRHGLANVSLRQSNTLHIILPPECTEDQLRHTLPDDARIGMSRPTGATGMQRALQESLWALGTAASTGRTLVRYGDGPSWLGLTSMEEGQAMVQRLLGPILEYERGKQPDLLTTLKTYLDHQRSWQKTAAALFTHRQTVIYRIRKISELTGLDMAETSSLAQLWFALQIHQTMDPQRN, from the coding sequence ATGTCGATAACGGTTGCCGAGCTGCTGGCCGAGCCGCAGCTGGGTTTGAGTCTGCTGGCCGGCTCGGACGGCCTGCAGCAGCGGATCACGTGGGCGCATACCTCGGACCTGCCGAGGCTGTGGGAGTGGGTGACCGGCGGGGAGATCATGATGACCAACGGCCTCTCCATCCCGGCCGACCCCGCGGGCCAGGTCGCGCTGGCAGAGGCCTTGGTCGCCGCCGGGGCGAGCGCGCTGGCCATCGGCGAAAAGATGCACGCGCCGGAACTCACACCCGAATTCCTGGAAGCCTGCGACCGGCTGCCGCTGCCGGTCATCAACGTGCCGTACCCGCTACCGTTCATTTCCATCGCGCGGTCCGTGGCCGAGTCCTCCCTGCTGGAGGAGTCGCGCCGGCTGCGGCAAACGGCCAGGATCTACGACCTGCTGCGATTGGCCGGCCCGCGCGCAGACCAGTGGCAGGCCCTGGTCCAAGGGGTAGCAGCACAGCTGGATGCCCGGCTCTATGTCGTGGACCGCCGCTGCCTCCACCCCTGGCACCCCAGCGGAGAAGCCCTGCCAGCCGAACTCGCCGGGCAGCTGCAGCCGCTGATCGCAACGGCTCCGGCGTCGGGCAAGAAATTCCAGTGGCACCACGTGGATGGAAGCCACGTCCTCATGATGGACGTTCCCACCCATGACAACGCGCTGCTGCTGGTCCTGCCGTTGTCGGAGCCGCACCCGGACGCAGTTGTGCTGCTGCACGCGGCTTCCGTCCTGGGCCTGGAGCTGTCCCGCACCATGCTCGCCCTGGAAGACCAGCGGCGCCTGGGAGCGGAGTTCCTGGCCCAAGCACTCGAAGGCCGCTATGCCCTTACGGATCTGGAAAGCCGGCTCACGAGTTTCCAGCTACCGGCCGAGAAGTTTCTCATCGTGTCCATCTCGGGGCTGGACGAAGAAAGTCTCGCCACCATCCACGCCGAACTGTGGCGCCATGGCCTGGCGAATGTCAGTCTGCGCCAGTCCAACACCCTGCACATCATCCTGCCGCCCGAGTGCACCGAGGACCAGCTGCGGCACACACTGCCCGACGACGCCAGAATCGGAATGAGCCGGCCCACCGGCGCCACCGGAATGCAGCGCGCCTTGCAGGAATCACTGTGGGCGCTGGGCACGGCGGCCAGCACGGGCAGGACACTGGTTCGCTACGGGGACGGCCCCTCGTGGCTGGGCTTGACCAGCATGGAAGAAGGACAGGCGATGGTGCAGCGCCTGCTCGGACCAATCCTGGAGTATGAACGGGGCAAGCAGCCGGATCTGCTCACGACCTTGAAAACTTACCTTGACCATCAACGGTCGTGGCAGAAGACCGCCGCAGCGCTGTTCACCCATCGGCAGACCGTCATTTACCGGATCCGGAAGATCAGCGAGCTGACCGGGCTGGACATGGCCGAGACATCGTCCTTGGCCCAGCTATGGTTTGCGTTGCAGATCCACCAGACGATGGATCCACAACGAAATTAG